CGGCTCCACCTCGGTGAAGTTTTCATATTCGGCGGTCGGGATGCGGTGGCGCGCCAGGAAATCCTTGGTGAAGGCTTTAGAGCCTTCGAGCTGCGCGGCGGCCTGTGTGGGGCCGAAGATCTTCAGGCCGGCGGCCTGGAAGGCGTCGACCACGCCGATCACCAGCGGCGCTTCCGGCCCGACGATGGTCAGACCGATGTCATGGCTCTGGGCGAAAGCGACCAGGGCAGGGATATCGGTGGCGGCGATCGCCACGTTTTCCAGATTGGCTTCCAACGCGGTGCCGGCATTGCCCGGCGCTACGTACACTTTGTCCGCCAGCGGAGACTGGGCGGCTTTCCAGGCCAGCGCGTGTTCGCGCCCGCCGTTGCCGATAATCAAAATGTTCATCAGGGGCTCCACGAATGGCGTGCGCCGGAGCGCACGCGGCAAAAGGAATTAATGGCGGAAGTGACGCATGTCGGTGAAGATCATCGCGATGCCGTGCTCGTTGGCGGCTGCGATCACTTCGTCGTCGCGGATAGAGCCGCCCGGCTGGATCACGCAGGTGATGCCGACTGCCGCTGCGGCATCGATGCCGTCGCGGAACGGGAAGAAGGCGTCGGAGGCCATGGCGGACCCTTTCACTTCCAGCCCTTCGTCGCTTGCTTTGATGCCGGCGATCTTGGCGGAGTAAACGCGGCTCATCTGGCCGGCACCTATGCCGATGGTCATGTTGTCACGTGCATAAACGATGGCGTTGGATTTCACGAACTTGGCCACTTTCCAGCAGAACAGCGCGTCGCGCAGTTCCTGTTCGGTCGGCTGGCGCTCGGATACCACGCGCAGATCGGCGGCGGTCACCATGCCCAGATCGCGATCCTGCACCAGCAGGCCGCCGTTGACGCGCTTGAAGTCCAGCCCCGCCACGCGTTGCTGCCACTGGCCGCAGGCCAGCACGCGCACGTTCTGTTTGGCAGCCAGCAGGGAGCGCGCTTCCTGGGTGACGTTTGGCGCGATGATCACTTCCACGAACTGGCGGCTGATGATCGCCTGCGCGGTGGCGGCGTCCAGCTCGCGGTTAAAGGCGATGATGCCGCCAAAGGCGGAGGTCGGGTCGGTTTGATAAGCGCGCTCGTAGGCGGTCAGGATATCGTCGCCGATCGCCACGCCGCAAGGGTTGGCGTGCTTGACGATCACGCAGGCCGGCTCGGCGAACTCTTTCACGCATTCCAGCGCGGCGTCGGTGTCGGCGATGTTGTTATAGGACAGCGCTTTGCCCTGCAGCTGCTCGGCGGTCGCGACGGACGCTTCCTTTACCTCTTCTTCTATATAGAAGGCGGCCTGCTGGTGGCTGTTCTCACCGTAACGCATATCCTGCTTCTTGATGTAGTTGAGGTTCAGGGTCCGCGGGAAGCGGCCGGACGGCTGTTCGGTCTCGCCGTGGTACGCAGGCACCCGCTCACCGAAGTAGTTGGCGATCATGCTGTCGTAGGCGGCGGTGTGTTCGAAGGCTTTGATGGCGAGATCGAAGCGGGTGGCATAGCGCAGCGAGCCGTCGTTGTTGTCCATCTCGGCAATGATGGCGGCGTAGTCGCTGCTCTTCACGACGATGGCGACGTCTTTATGGTTCTTGGCGGCGGAGCGCACCATGGTCGGGCCGCCGATATCGATATTCTCGACCGCGTCTTCCAGCGAGCAATCCGGGCGCGCCACGGTTTGGGCGAACGGATACAGATTGACGACCACCATGTCGATAGGCTTGATGTCATGCTGATTCATGACGGCGTCGTCCTGGCCGCGGCGGCCGAGGATACCGCCGTGAACTTTCGGGTGCAGGGTCTTAACTCGTCCGTCCATCATTTCCGGGAAACCGGTGTAGTCGGAAACTTCGGTAACGGGCAGGCCGGCGTCTGCCAGCAGGCGGGCGGTGCCGCCGGTGGAGAGCAATTCAACGCCGCGCTGGGAAAGCGCTTCGGCGAATTCAACGATACCGGCTTTGTCAGACACGCTGAGCAGGGCCCGGCGGATTGGACGAGGTTGTTGCATGGTTTTATCCCTTGGCTTTGAGTCGCAATTAAAGAGCGTTACGTGAATGTCCACCTCGTTCTCTCTCTATAAGGAAGGTTTTTTTGCCTTATAAGGGAGGTGCAGGCACATATTCAGGTAACGCCCCCATAAAAAGGGGGATCGTTTCGTCGCGGGGAATTGTAGCGAAAACGTTTGCGTGGTGCTCGTAAATTTTCCGTACAAATCGCATCTGTGGATAACACTGTGTGCAAGTGGGTATAAGGCGGGGTTTTGCTGTGGAATGCAGCGAACGATCGTTTTTGCCGAAAATACCTGTTGCGGCCTGCGAGGAACTCCCTATAATGCGCCTCCATCGACACGGAACATGTGAACAACTTCACAGAGTATCCGGGGGTCGCAGAGAAAAATCCTGAAAATTAGGGTTGACTCTGAAAGAGGAAAGCGTAATATACGCCACCTCGAGTTAGCAAGCGAAAGCGCCTAACTCACTGCTCTTTAACAATTTATCAGACAATCTGTGTGGGCACTCCACAAGACGATATCCAGCATCTTCGGATGCAAAAAAATATCAAGTCTTGAAGAGTGACTAACTGAAGTAAAATTCATGCAGTAAATCTTTGAGCATCGCTTCTCGAGTGGAAGCAAATCAAGCTTTAAATTGAAGAGTTTGATCATGGCTCAGATTGAACGCTGGCGGCAGGCTTAACACATGCAAGTCGAGCGGTAGCACGGGGGAGCTTGCTCCCTGGGTGACGAGCGGCGGACGGGTGAGTAATGTCTGGGAAACTGCCTGATGGAGGGGATAACTACTGGAAACGGTAGCTAATACCGCATAACGTCGCAAGACCAAAGAGGGGACCTTCGGGCCTCTTGCCATCAGATGTGCCCAGATGGGATTAGCTAGTAGGTGGGGTAATGGCTCACCTAGGCGACGATCCCTAGCTGGTCTGAGAGGATGACCAGCCACACTGGAACTGAGACACGGTCCAGACTCCTACGGGA
The sequence above is drawn from the Serratia sp. FDAARGOS_506 genome and encodes:
- the purH gene encoding bifunctional phosphoribosylaminoimidazolecarboxamide formyltransferase/IMP cyclohydrolase produces the protein MQQPRPIRRALLSVSDKAGIVEFAEALSQRGVELLSTGGTARLLADAGLPVTEVSDYTGFPEMMDGRVKTLHPKVHGGILGRRGQDDAVMNQHDIKPIDMVVVNLYPFAQTVARPDCSLEDAVENIDIGGPTMVRSAAKNHKDVAIVVKSSDYAAIIAEMDNNDGSLRYATRFDLAIKAFEHTAAYDSMIANYFGERVPAYHGETEQPSGRFPRTLNLNYIKKQDMRYGENSHQQAAFYIEEEVKEASVATAEQLQGKALSYNNIADTDAALECVKEFAEPACVIVKHANPCGVAIGDDILTAYERAYQTDPTSAFGGIIAFNRELDAATAQAIISRQFVEVIIAPNVTQEARSLLAAKQNVRVLACGQWQQRVAGLDFKRVNGGLLVQDRDLGMVTAADLRVVSERQPTEQELRDALFCWKVAKFVKSNAIVYARDNMTIGIGAGQMSRVYSAKIAGIKASDEGLEVKGSAMASDAFFPFRDGIDAAAAVGITCVIQPGGSIRDDEVIAAANEHGIAMIFTDMRHFRH